The following proteins come from a genomic window of Mariniflexile sp. TRM1-10:
- a CDS encoding RNA-directed DNA polymerase: protein MKRKGNLYSKIISIENLRLADQKARKGKQNTYGVQLFDQNPEGNFLILQDLLANKLYKTSQYDIFTVFEPKERQVYRLPYFPDRIVHHAIMNVLEPIFVSNFTADTYSCIKGKGIHAAAKAVKKSLKDIPGTTYCLKLDIKKFYPSVNHECLKKLLRKKFKDADLLWLLDEIIDSAEGLPIGNYLSQYLANFYLSYFDHWIKEDKAVKYYFRYADDMVIPAPSKDYLHSLLNEIKHYLNLNLKLQVKQNYQVFPVEARGIDFVGYKFYHTHTLLRKQIKKNFAKMLKNNPNEASIASYKGWTKHCDAKHLIKTLLPNERI, encoded by the coding sequence ATGAAACGAAAAGGAAACTTATATAGTAAAATAATCAGTATTGAAAATCTGAGACTTGCAGACCAAAAAGCACGCAAGGGCAAACAAAACACTTATGGCGTACAATTGTTTGATCAAAATCCAGAAGGTAATTTTTTAATACTTCAGGATCTGCTTGCAAACAAATTATATAAAACATCACAGTACGATATTTTCACAGTTTTTGAACCAAAAGAACGACAAGTTTACCGGTTACCATACTTTCCAGACCGCATTGTTCATCATGCGATCATGAATGTTCTCGAACCAATTTTTGTATCAAACTTTACTGCAGACACGTACAGCTGCATTAAAGGAAAAGGCATACACGCGGCGGCCAAAGCGGTTAAAAAATCATTAAAGGATATTCCTGGTACCACCTATTGCTTAAAGCTTGATATTAAGAAGTTTTACCCTAGTGTAAATCACGAATGTTTAAAAAAACTGCTTCGTAAAAAGTTTAAGGATGCCGATTTACTATGGTTATTGGATGAAATAATTGATTCTGCCGAAGGATTGCCCATAGGTAATTACTTAAGCCAATATCTTGCAAACTTTTACTTGTCATACTTTGACCATTGGATCAAGGAAGACAAAGCCGTTAAATATTACTTCAGATATGCCGATGACATGGTGATTCCTGCACCGTCAAAAGATTATTTACATTCACTTTTAAACGAAATTAAACACTATTTAAACTTAAATTTGAAGCTTCAGGTAAAGCAGAACTATCAAGTATTTCCTGTTGAAGCTCGGGGTATCGATTTTGTAGGTTACAAGTTCTACCACACGCACACGCTACTGAGAAAACAAATCAAAAAAAACTTCGCAAAAATGCTGAAGAATAACCCAAACGAAGCTTCCATCGCTTCATATAAAGGTTGGACAAAGCACTGCGATGCCAAACATTTAATAAAAACATTACTACCAAATGAACGAATTTAA
- a CDS encoding autotransporter outer membrane beta-barrel domain-containing protein, producing the protein MKKYSLIIILLLLSSVVFSQAQVVDGIGYKEANASKKAILVSFDSTKRWQVFDELNNRWEYWDGDSWEVLGATPDLSGYAQLSASNLFTGANNQFQDIQVGDYLFDWTSAGQQLHVSGANVFTISGINPGSPTITPQLTVDGNGISVNSQNKLTTNRAYFKTNLLTVQSYYRLPDINSLPGDTATLPVSVNGVLADNTGNITISGGATQLIDLIDINTSTPTNRNALLADGVDWESRPIVEADISDFGSYATLNTEETITATKHFNDFIGLTTTTPGAGFGIQSNLTGSGSSYYGENSGTGQIIRFDINSVNGRGILLNGGTSSTNDLLTIQNNSATTYFIKKEGNVNANSFVKIGSTLNDILTGNGTTKAFINDNTLASATSTNIASAGSLKAYIDAADTALIIGNGASPDPEEYTTTGGETTWVLPNPITNSHQFFVNGLIQKVGVDYTWAGSTITYLTTITAGELHRYDSNVSAFSGSAAPVIEGSWLMQAGFGRYYYTKTPEYNTGSAFYQTSATNVPAMNLSGTTGIGLPITDNKTISSIKGTIIAEQPFTTTLYFVKKHQEFITADFNITAADNTLTTSTYVFVAGDVGKTIRVVGAGVGGIVLTTTIASFTGANEVELTAPADTTVASVDGALETNTLLYTSPSISVKAFSPTIIDITGISFSLPEGDRLIISNMEPTSAAKPLTLSLKLYE; encoded by the coding sequence ATGAAAAAATACAGTTTAATAATAATTTTACTTTTGTTGAGCTCGGTTGTTTTTTCTCAAGCTCAAGTAGTTGATGGTATAGGTTATAAAGAAGCCAATGCTTCTAAAAAAGCAATTCTGGTTTCTTTTGATAGTACAAAAAGATGGCAGGTTTTTGACGAATTAAACAACCGTTGGGAATATTGGGACGGCGACAGTTGGGAAGTTTTAGGCGCAACGCCAGATTTATCAGGATATGCGCAACTTTCAGCAAGTAACCTATTTACAGGGGCAAATAACCAGTTTCAAGATATTCAAGTAGGTGATTACTTGTTCGACTGGACTTCCGCAGGACAGCAATTACATGTTTCAGGGGCTAATGTTTTCACAATAAGTGGTATTAATCCAGGGTCTCCTACGATTACACCTCAGTTAACGGTTGATGGCAATGGTATTAGTGTTAACTCACAGAATAAATTAACTACAAATAGAGCTTATTTTAAAACAAACCTGTTAACGGTTCAGTCATATTATCGACTTCCAGATATTAATTCTTTACCCGGCGATACTGCCACGCTGCCTGTTTCGGTTAACGGTGTTTTAGCTGATAATACAGGAAATATCACTATTTCAGGCGGCGCAACCCAACTAATCGACCTAATAGACATAAACACATCTACCCCTACAAACAGAAACGCATTATTGGCTGATGGTGTAGATTGGGAGAGTCGTCCGATTGTTGAAGCTGATATTAGTGATTTTGGGAGTTACGCCACTTTAAATACTGAAGAAACAATAACAGCCACTAAGCATTTTAATGATTTTATAGGATTGACTACAACGACACCTGGTGCTGGATTTGGAATTCAATCAAATCTTACAGGTAGCGGGTCTTCATACTATGGAGAAAATAGTGGTACAGGTCAAATAATTAGATTTGATATAAATAGCGTAAACGGTAGAGGGATTTTATTAAATGGGGGAACGTCATCAACTAATGATTTGTTGACCATTCAAAATAATTCGGCTACTACTTATTTTATTAAAAAAGAAGGAAATGTAAATGCTAATTCATTCGTTAAAATAGGATCTACTTTAAATGATATTCTAACAGGTAACGGTACAACAAAAGCGTTTATAAACGACAACACGCTAGCTTCTGCGACATCAACCAATATAGCGAGCGCAGGAAGTCTTAAAGCTTATATAGATGCTGCAGATACGGCTTTGATAATTGGAAATGGAGCAAGCCCAGATCCAGAAGAATATACAACTACAGGAGGTGAGACAACGTGGGTGCTACCAAATCCTATAACAAATTCACATCAATTTTTTGTAAATGGATTAATTCAAAAAGTCGGAGTTGATTATACTTGGGCAGGAAGCACTATAACTTATTTAACGACTATCACGGCAGGGGAATTGCATCGGTATGATAGTAATGTTTCGGCATTTAGTGGAAGTGCTGCACCTGTTATTGAGGGTAGTTGGTTGATGCAAGCAGGATTCGGCAGATACTACTACACTAAAACACCTGAATATAACACTGGTTCAGCATTTTACCAAACATCAGCCACTAATGTTCCTGCTATGAATTTATCTGGAACTACAGGTATAGGTTTGCCAATAACAGATAATAAAACAATAAGCTCTATAAAGGGTACGATTATAGCAGAACAGCCCTTTACCACTACTTTATATTTCGTAAAAAAACATCAAGAGTTTATAACTGCGGATTTTAATATTACGGCTGCTGATAATACATTAACTACTTCAACTTATGTGTTTGTAGCAGGTGATGTAGGGAAAACAATAAGAGTTGTTGGAGCAGGAGTAGGTGGTATTGTATTAACAACTACTATAGCATCATTTACAGGTGCAAATGAAGTAGAGTTAACTGCTCCTGCTGATACCACTGTTGCATCCGTAGATGGGGCTTTGGAAACAAATACTCTTTTATACACAAGTCCGTCAATATCGGTTAAAGCATTTTCTCCTACAATTATAGACATTACTGGTATATCTTTTTCTTTACCAGAAGGAGATAGACTTATAATATCAAACATGGAACCAACAAGCGCAGCCAAACCATTAACATTATCTCTAAAATTATATGAATAA
- a CDS encoding GNAT family N-acetyltransferase codes for MTIKTFDAFSRLSIIDINRITNFLFEYSEDARDTKSAIRKSVLYAAKEVPGLGGYVFVMEHNNEIFGAAVVNRTGMNEYIPENILVYIAVKTAFREKGIAKELIKHTIKYCDGDISTYINKNNAVVELFEKQGFKPRNIEMRLVRN; via the coding sequence ATGACTATAAAAACCTTTGATGCCTTTTCAAGGCTATCAATTATTGATATAAATCGCATAACTAATTTTTTATTTGAATATTCTGAGGATGCCAGAGACACTAAAAGTGCCATTAGAAAATCCGTATTATATGCCGCAAAAGAGGTTCCAGGATTAGGTGGCTATGTGTTTGTCATGGAGCATAATAATGAAATTTTTGGGGCTGCAGTAGTAAACAGAACAGGTATGAACGAATATATACCGGAAAACATATTGGTTTACATAGCTGTAAAGACAGCGTTTAGGGAAAAGGGAATCGCTAAAGAATTAATTAAGCACACCATAAAATATTGTGATGGCGATATTTCAACATATATAAACAAAAATAATGCTGTGGTGGAATTATTTGAAAAACAAGGTTTTAAACCCAGAAATATAGAAATGAGATTAGTTAGGAATTAA
- a CDS encoding YdeI/OmpD-associated family protein has protein sequence MKKVNSVEEYIEEHAPFSEALTLLRSIINSTELEESIKWNAPIYALDGKNVIGLGAFKQHFGIWFFNGVFLKDEKNLLQSAQEKTKGLRQMRFESINDIDKNSVLAYVKEAIENQRLGKEIKPIKTTKKDIVVPEGLRKHLKENTVLFDAFKLLTPSKQREYCEFIAEAKRDATKQTRLDKITPMILQGIGLNDKYKNY, from the coding sequence ATGAAAAAAGTAAATTCGGTTGAAGAATACATTGAAGAACATGCTCCATTTAGTGAGGCATTAACACTTTTACGCAGTATTATTAATAGCACCGAGTTAGAAGAATCTATAAAATGGAACGCTCCTATATATGCTCTTGATGGTAAAAATGTGATTGGTTTGGGTGCTTTTAAACAGCATTTTGGCATTTGGTTTTTTAATGGTGTCTTTCTTAAAGATGAAAAAAACTTACTGCAATCTGCTCAGGAAAAAACCAAAGGTTTAAGGCAAATGCGTTTTGAATCTATTAACGATATTGATAAAAACAGTGTTTTAGCTTATGTAAAAGAAGCCATTGAGAATCAAAGACTAGGAAAAGAAATAAAGCCGATCAAAACAACAAAAAAAGATATTGTGGTTCCTGAGGGACTTCGAAAACATTTAAAAGAAAACACCGTTTTATTTGATGCTTTCAAACTTTTAACACCAAGTAAGCAGCGTGAATATTGTGAGTTTATTGCCGAAGCTAAACGCGATGCCACTAAACAAACTCGCCTAGATAAAATAACACCTATGATTTTACAAGGTATTGGACTAAATGATAAATACAAAAATTACTAA
- the dnaG gene encoding DNA primase, protein MITSESIDRVLEIKVDEIIPKIWDLKKAGGNFKGKSPFNPEDRTPSFVVSPAKNIWKCFSTGNGGFGPVSYIMQKEGVEWIIAIKKVADIANITLIEEALTPEQQEENTTFETYKKMVEWANKVFLKNFNDLPVTHWAKQNLENRKFSDEIITKFGIGYASPDFHQLNKRFKEKAKVDEAVTLGLISHNPPKYFDYFIDRIIFPIQNSQGRVIGFGGRKSNDESVKQFPKYLNSPETPLYNKSKVLYGLHQSTAAIIKSNRTYLVEGYTDVMAFHNRNLENTVATCGTALDIQQCKILKRLCNHIVIVRDGDKAGLEACYRDMDLLLSCGFRVSVVELAEGEDPDSIARQYPKLQEYISNNTLDALLWKSAKVRDLCETPDDISAAAESICRSLLHISDPIKRKEYIKECGKKLKISAKDLTTKVTLFSNLQETHEKRERLSLDQELMQMQSRGFPSDGDLQQFKKDGFVYSELEKAIYFKSSNDIFFKGSNFITKPLFHIISSKDEGKRIIEFTNNINETGVVDFTNKEISSYTLFQEKIVDRYNFTFEASVSALNFKQYRNRLLYSFDKAYEFTTLGQQPEGFFAFANGVVLKDEFREVDDYGIVQVKDQEFNKEGDKIDLFYSPSCSKVNLGNRDDDDSFESVRSFVYKESPINFNQWMDLMVKIYGKKAYTGIAFSIAAVFRDIVVDQYGFFPHLFLTGQKQSGKTTFSESLTNIFTIGQKGFDLNSGSIVGFFRRVSRISNIVIALEEYHDSNIHEIKFQVLKQAYDDRARETGVASGDKKTKLDRIKSACIILSQYMSVRDDNSLSSRSITEHFMERVYSVEEKLSYAQLKQYEREGLTGMMIDILKYRESIQKELTPTINELNKSLLERFGKDEYMERMLNNFIAIMAPVKIMFSKFSFPFTWKAFYNHCIEAIQESSSMISETEGTAKFWQTLSYLVDRRIIKIDFDFKIEKKTNFKIYQGKKEGEAVYEEVVNKNADEILFLRLNKVHQDYVEAVSKRKNEEPIGESTLKGYFKSKPYFLGAIKGLQFQNGSSSCYAFNYTMMKNLNVVELERDYSAENEPPVPVNVANANSYTEAKNDDDPELEFF, encoded by the coding sequence ATGATTACATCAGAAAGTATAGACCGCGTACTAGAAATTAAAGTAGATGAAATAATCCCTAAAATTTGGGACCTTAAAAAAGCCGGAGGAAACTTTAAAGGTAAGTCCCCTTTTAATCCTGAAGACAGAACGCCATCATTTGTTGTGTCTCCAGCTAAAAATATATGGAAATGCTTCAGTACCGGTAATGGTGGTTTTGGTCCTGTGAGCTACATCATGCAAAAAGAAGGTGTAGAATGGATTATAGCCATAAAAAAAGTAGCTGATATTGCTAACATTACCTTAATAGAGGAAGCCTTAACGCCCGAACAACAGGAAGAAAACACCACGTTTGAAACCTACAAGAAAATGGTAGAGTGGGCAAACAAAGTATTTTTAAAGAACTTTAATGACTTGCCGGTCACTCATTGGGCAAAACAAAACCTGGAGAATAGAAAATTTAGTGATGAAATTATTACCAAATTTGGTATAGGTTATGCGTCGCCCGATTTCCACCAACTTAACAAACGCTTTAAGGAAAAAGCCAAAGTAGATGAAGCGGTTACTTTGGGCTTAATTTCCCATAATCCGCCAAAGTATTTCGATTATTTTATAGATAGGATTATTTTCCCTATTCAAAATTCGCAAGGGCGGGTCATTGGTTTTGGTGGACGCAAAAGCAACGACGAAAGCGTTAAACAATTCCCGAAGTATTTAAATTCTCCCGAAACCCCACTTTACAATAAATCAAAAGTACTATATGGCCTGCACCAAAGCACAGCAGCTATTATAAAATCGAATCGCACCTACCTGGTTGAAGGCTATACCGACGTGATGGCGTTTCATAATAGAAATTTAGAAAACACCGTTGCGACATGTGGTACCGCTTTAGATATTCAGCAATGCAAAATCCTAAAACGTTTGTGCAATCACATAGTTATTGTCCGGGACGGCGATAAAGCAGGACTGGAAGCTTGCTATCGAGATATGGATTTACTATTGTCCTGTGGTTTCCGTGTTTCGGTCGTGGAACTTGCAGAAGGTGAAGATCCTGATAGTATCGCACGGCAATATCCAAAGCTGCAGGAATACATTTCCAATAACACGCTCGATGCTTTGCTGTGGAAAAGTGCCAAAGTACGTGACCTATGCGAAACGCCCGATGATATTTCGGCAGCTGCCGAATCTATCTGCAGAAGTTTATTGCATATCTCCGACCCTATAAAAAGGAAAGAATACATAAAAGAGTGTGGCAAAAAATTAAAAATTTCGGCAAAGGATTTAACCACTAAAGTAACCTTGTTTAGCAACCTGCAGGAAACGCACGAAAAACGTGAGCGCTTAAGTTTAGACCAGGAACTCATGCAAATGCAAAGCCGTGGATTTCCTTCAGATGGCGACCTTCAGCAGTTCAAAAAAGACGGGTTTGTTTATTCAGAATTAGAAAAGGCCATCTATTTTAAATCATCAAACGATATCTTTTTTAAAGGATCAAACTTCATCACCAAACCACTATTTCATATTATCTCAAGTAAAGACGAAGGGAAACGTATTATAGAATTTACAAATAATATTAACGAAACGGGGGTGGTCGATTTCACTAACAAAGAAATTTCCAGCTACACTTTGTTCCAGGAGAAGATAGTAGACCGTTACAACTTCACTTTCGAAGCTTCGGTAAGTGCATTAAATTTTAAACAGTACAGAAACCGATTATTGTACAGCTTCGATAAGGCCTATGAATTTACTACGCTTGGCCAACAGCCTGAAGGTTTTTTTGCATTCGCAAACGGGGTGGTTTTAAAAGATGAATTTAGAGAAGTTGACGATTACGGCATTGTACAGGTAAAGGACCAGGAGTTTAACAAGGAAGGCGATAAAATAGATCTGTTCTATTCGCCATCATGCTCTAAAGTAAACTTAGGAAATCGTGATGATGATGATAGTTTCGAAAGCGTAAGAAGCTTTGTTTATAAAGAATCGCCGATAAATTTCAATCAGTGGATGGACTTAATGGTTAAAATCTACGGCAAAAAAGCATATACCGGTATTGCTTTTAGTATTGCAGCGGTTTTTAGAGACATTGTGGTTGATCAATATGGGTTCTTTCCACATCTATTTTTAACAGGTCAAAAGCAATCGGGTAAAACTACTTTTTCAGAATCGCTTACCAATATTTTCACCATCGGACAGAAAGGATTCGACTTGAACTCTGGAAGTATTGTTGGTTTTTTTAGGCGTGTAAGTCGAATATCAAACATAGTCATTGCCTTGGAAGAGTATCATGATAGTAATATTCACGAAATAAAATTCCAAGTTTTAAAGCAAGCTTACGACGATAGAGCGCGTGAAACTGGGGTGGCTTCTGGCGATAAAAAAACCAAGTTAGACCGAATAAAATCGGCTTGCATAATACTTTCACAATATATGTCGGTACGTGATGATAATTCATTGTCGTCTAGATCTATTACCGAGCACTTTATGGAACGCGTTTATTCCGTTGAAGAAAAGCTGTCCTATGCCCAATTGAAGCAATACGAGCGCGAAGGATTAACAGGCATGATGATCGATATTTTAAAGTACCGGGAATCCATTCAAAAGGAATTAACACCGACGATAAATGAATTGAATAAATCATTGCTAGAACGCTTCGGAAAGGATGAATATATGGAGAGAATGCTTAACAACTTTATAGCTATTATGGCACCTGTAAAAATTATGTTCAGCAAATTTTCATTTCCGTTTACGTGGAAAGCCTTTTATAATCATTGTATTGAGGCTATTCAAGAATCTAGCAGTATGATAAGCGAAACCGAAGGAACTGCTAAATTCTGGCAAACTTTAAGTTACCTGGTAGATAGACGCATTATTAAAATTGATTTCGATTTTAAAATTGAGAAAAAAACCAACTTCAAAATATACCAGGGCAAAAAAGAAGGAGAAGCGGTTTACGAAGAAGTCGTCAACAAAAACGCTGATGAAATACTATTTCTTCGATTAAACAAGGTGCATCAAGATTATGTGGAAGCGGTGAGCAAACGTAAAAATGAAGAGCCTATTGGCGAAAGCACGTTAAAAGGATATTTCAAGAGCAAACCTTATTTTCTTGGAGCTATTAAAGGCCTGCAGTTCCAGAACGGCAGTAGCAGCTGTTACGCTTTTAATTATACCATGATGAAGAATTTAAATGTCGTAGAGCTCGAACGTGATTATTCTGCAGAGAATGAGCCGCCTGTGCCTGTAAATGTAGCAAACGCTAATAGTTACACTGAAGCAAAAAATGATGATGACCCTGAACTAGAGTTTTTTTAA
- the proB gene encoding glutamate 5-kinase, protein MYKERIVIKVGTNVMTNRDNRIVRPVLRNLVKQIAELYDRDIICLLVSSGSVIAGKEVLGKSKIKNRTQRRQVYSAIGQPRMMRLYYDVFHDYGMKCAQVLPTKRDFSPGVHRQNMINCCEGLLSEGVIPIANEDDAVSVTMSMFSDNDELASLIAQLINADKLIILTDIDGLYTGHPDALNSSLIQNVGPHENLDKYIKDNNKSEEEGRGGMGSKLDYAQQAAANNIPTYIVNGKTDNIIIDIIDGKAVGTKVSL, encoded by the coding sequence ATGTATAAAGAAAGAATAGTTATTAAAGTTGGTACTAATGTAATGACCAACAGAGACAATAGAATTGTTAGACCCGTATTACGTAATTTGGTAAAACAAATAGCCGAACTTTATGATCGCGACATTATTTGCTTACTCGTATCGTCGGGTTCAGTAATAGCAGGAAAAGAAGTTTTAGGAAAGTCCAAAATAAAGAATAGAACGCAACGCCGTCAGGTATATTCTGCCATAGGGCAACCACGTATGATGCGTTTGTATTACGATGTTTTTCATGACTATGGTATGAAATGTGCGCAAGTACTTCCCACAAAACGCGATTTTAGTCCAGGTGTACATAGACAAAATATGATTAATTGTTGTGAAGGCTTACTGTCCGAAGGTGTTATTCCTATAGCCAATGAAGATGATGCGGTATCGGTTACCATGTCTATGTTTTCTGATAATGATGAACTGGCTAGCTTAATAGCACAACTTATAAACGCTGATAAACTGATTATATTAACCGACATTGACGGACTATACACGGGGCATCCCGATGCACTAAACAGTAGTTTGATACAAAACGTTGGCCCACATGAAAATTTAGACAAGTATATTAAAGACAATAATAAAAGTGAAGAAGAAGGTCGTGGAGGTATGGGCTCAAAATTAGATTATGCACAGCAAGCAGCCGCTAATAACATCCCTACTTACATAGTAAACGGAAAAACAGACAATATTATAATAGATATAATTGATGGAAAAGCAGTTGGGACAAAAGTATCGTTGTAA
- the proC gene encoding pyrroline-5-carboxylate reductase — protein MKVLVIGAGNMGLTYAEGMSKSRLLKKKNIMVLDKSEEKLEELHQISHFDAFSELKDCVPQADIIFIAVKPYHAESVFKAIKPLVQPQQILVSIMAGVSITSIKEITGLNKIVRAMPNLPAQIGKGLTSYVISPEVSRIEMLTVESLLDTTGKSMRVSNENFIDASTGISGSGPAYVFYFMQSMMEAALQMGFSKNDSTVLVSQTFTGAVELFNQSNLSPNSWMEKVASKGGTTRAALDSMQDNNVNELIKEAAFAAFNRAVELGKEY, from the coding sequence ATGAAAGTACTAGTAATAGGGGCAGGTAACATGGGGCTTACTTATGCCGAAGGTATGTCTAAATCAAGATTGTTAAAGAAAAAAAACATCATGGTTTTAGATAAATCTGAAGAAAAACTTGAAGAGCTTCACCAAATATCACATTTTGATGCTTTTAGCGAGTTAAAAGATTGCGTTCCGCAAGCAGATATTATATTTATAGCCGTTAAACCATACCATGCCGAAAGTGTCTTTAAAGCCATAAAACCACTTGTGCAACCACAACAAATTTTAGTATCCATAATGGCAGGTGTTTCCATAACCTCTATAAAAGAAATAACTGGACTGAACAAAATAGTTAGGGCCATGCCAAATTTGCCTGCGCAAATAGGGAAGGGCTTAACATCGTATGTTATATCGCCTGAGGTTTCTAGAATCGAAATGCTAACCGTAGAAAGCTTATTGGATACCACAGGAAAATCTATGCGTGTATCCAATGAAAACTTCATTGATGCTTCTACTGGCATTTCAGGAAGTGGGCCCGCTTATGTCTTTTATTTTATGCAAAGTATGATGGAAGCAGCCTTACAAATGGGGTTCTCAAAAAACGATTCCACAGTTTTGGTAAGTCAAACTTTTACAGGAGCGGTCGAGCTTTTCAATCAATCTAATTTATCGCCTAATTCTTGGATGGAAAAAGTGGCCTCAAAAGGCGGAACAACCCGTGCTGCACTAGATTCCATGCAAGATAATAATGTAAACGAATTAATAAAGGAAGCAGCATTTGCGGCGTTTAATCGCGCTGTTGAATTAGGAAAAGAATACTAA
- a CDS encoding helix-turn-helix transcriptional regulator — MTTPTTTRIYPGLNNSSVEFFILNDQVKAFTNGKLQDFYDLPFGTLLILRDALDKENEVDTILKDWHPDSEMKRLEKFVRCRFGGLDFNPDIEDLQLQKGEYWDCPLRGVCKGEGVVCKNLEYKNNELMPKEIKLIKLLATNLTNDALADKLKMCMGTFNLFKKGLYKKLNIQTKQEAVLIAVELNLL; from the coding sequence ATGACCACACCAACCACTACAAGAATTTATCCAGGATTAAATAATTCGTCAGTTGAGTTTTTCATCCTCAATGATCAAGTGAAAGCGTTCACAAACGGTAAACTACAAGATTTCTACGATTTGCCATTCGGCACACTGCTGATACTTCGTGATGCTTTGGACAAAGAAAATGAGGTAGATACTATTTTAAAGGATTGGCATCCCGATTCTGAAATGAAACGCTTAGAAAAATTTGTACGCTGCCGTTTTGGTGGCCTAGACTTCAATCCAGACATCGAAGATTTACAACTACAGAAAGGTGAATATTGGGATTGCCCATTACGCGGCGTTTGCAAAGGTGAAGGCGTTGTGTGCAAAAATTTGGAATATAAAAACAACGAGCTGATGCCAAAAGAAATAAAGTTGATCAAACTATTGGCTACCAATTTAACCAACGATGCATTGGCCGATAAGCTTAAAATGTGCATGGGTACTTTCAATCTATTCAAGAAGGGGCTATATAAAAAACTAAACATACAAACAAAGCAAGAAGCGGTATTAATAGCCGTGGAGCTTAATCTGCTTTAG
- a CDS encoding helix-turn-helix domain-containing protein, which produces MDFGEKLKVVIKKKYRTIGDCADKFGMNYTQLSQYLNGKKISIEFLSKVIEEFPDVDLNWLLRDNLDEEYMVNENQAGYKIPMKNEEIVDKTIELLTDLKLQLTQK; this is translated from the coding sequence ATGGATTTTGGAGAAAAATTAAAGGTGGTAATTAAGAAAAAGTACCGTACCATAGGGGATTGCGCCGATAAGTTCGGTATGAATTACACGCAATTATCGCAATATCTAAATGGTAAAAAAATTTCTATCGAGTTTTTGTCTAAAGTCATCGAAGAATTTCCAGACGTAGACCTTAATTGGTTGTTACGAGACAATTTGGATGAAGAATATATGGTAAATGAGAATCAGGCAGGATATAAAATACCGATGAAAAATGAAGAAATAGTGGATAAAACCATCGAGCTCCTAACAGATTTAAAGCTTCAACTGACACAAAAGTGA
- a CDS encoding HNH endonuclease, whose translation MPIKKCTPEMEQYFIENAFLLSEKKMAARFNVSTAVVKRVFKAYGIVVSKEQQIKFRSQALKGRTTFTKEEDLFIKNYYLQMPVKAIAKKLDRSFCGVSGRLKAMGLEVPKELREARKEKGMYRQGQEPKNKGKKQHEYMSKEAIARTKATRFKTGHSPHNTLPVGSEVVRHDNRNNTSYLMIKPPGKRKLVYKHIYNWEAATGKKLKKGFNIIFKDGDTHNCEPINLERVSDAELMRRNSIHNYPPEIVELVQLKGAVTRQINKYKNATK comes from the coding sequence ATGCCTATCAAAAAATGCACGCCAGAAATGGAACAATACTTTATTGAAAATGCCTTTTTGCTATCTGAAAAGAAAATGGCAGCAAGATTTAATGTATCAACTGCCGTTGTAAAAAGGGTGTTTAAAGCGTATGGTATTGTCGTGTCTAAAGAACAGCAAATAAAATTTAGATCTCAAGCTTTGAAAGGCAGAACCACCTTTACAAAGGAAGAAGATCTGTTTATTAAGAACTATTATTTACAAATGCCGGTAAAAGCTATTGCCAAAAAACTTGATAGGAGTTTTTGTGGCGTCTCCGGAAGATTAAAAGCGATGGGCTTAGAAGTTCCAAAAGAATTACGAGAGGCCAGGAAAGAAAAAGGGATGTACAGACAAGGGCAAGAACCAAAAAACAAGGGCAAAAAACAGCATGAATATATGAGCAAAGAAGCTATAGCCCGAACAAAAGCCACGCGTTTTAAAACAGGCCATAGTCCGCATAATACTTTACCGGTCGGCTCTGAGGTTGTTAGACATGATAATCGAAATAATACGTCATATTTAATGATAAAGCCTCCAGGGAAAAGAAAGTTGGTATATAAGCACATATATAATTGGGAGGCAGCCACAGGCAAAAAACTAAAAAAAGGGTTTAACATTATTTTTAAAGACGGCGACACCCATAATTGCGAGCCAATAAACTTAGAACGCGTAAGCGATGCCGAACTTATGCGCCGCAATTCCATACATAATTACCCTCCAGAAATAGTAGAACTGGTTCAGCTTAAAGGAGCTGTAACAAGACAAATTAACAAATACAAAAACGCAACAAAATGA